In Anas platyrhynchos isolate ZD024472 breed Pekin duck chromosome 15, IASCAAS_PekinDuck_T2T, whole genome shotgun sequence, the DNA window TTTCCAGtatattgtttatattttcagtcCTAATTTCTAGTATGTGTATTCAGTTGTCCAATTTTCCAACGCTAAACcagaatttaataaaatattatctgGATATTACTCTCTCTTTTTGCACCTTGTGATATATTGAAACCGTGAATCTTTTACAATAATTTGTCTGATCAAAGGACCTTTTCAAGATGAGTTTTTTGCCGCCAGATGTCACTATGAACTTACAATGTGGAATTTAACTCAACCTTCCATATCAGTTCATTGCACTTCAAAGggaatatttgcttttaatttatacCAAACCCTTTCAAAAGAAGATGTTAGCCAAATCCTCAGGTGCATCAATATGATGGAGTTAACGCTGGAAACGGTGgtattttacattaaatttattttttcatctggtTCAATTTTCGCTATTCTACcagataaaatgaaattttatttttaaaaataatgtttttaaaggtaGAATAATTTACAGTAGTTCTATTATATCAGTTATGGTATCAAAGTAATCTACTGAGTTTAGGCTTCtctttttataaatgtttcaAGATCATTTTAGAATCAGCAGCATCACTGGGCAGCAGAATCTTTTTAATTCCTTAGGTAAGAGTGACATCTGGTGTTAACAGTTGATAAAGACTCACTGTATTTTGTAATCTGAAGTCATTCTAATTAACTGGGTGATGTTTGACTCATTTAAATGACAACAAAGCAGCAGTTTCAACtcttaacaaaaaggaaagtttACCTTCTCAATTTTCTGTGACAAAGACTCAGAGCCTATCTTCTTAAACATCTATAGTTACGTTGAATTGTATTGTTTTCTATTAATCATGTGTGATAATAATGATGGCCTTTTCAGATTAAATCGAGACCACAAAGAGATTTGTGAGATGGACTGGTCAGACAAAGTTGAAACGTACAACATTGATGATAAATGTGGAAGATACAATAACCAGAGCACCAACATCCAGTTTCATCCTAGCTCGGTGAAGTTTGAAGAGAGGtgagcagttctcatcattATCCTCCACAACAACCCTGGTAAGATATGATACATCCTTTGCATCAGTGAAAGCCGTAATGCTGCTCTGAATTAAAGGTGCTGTTGCTGCTTTGCACATGTGATGTCATTGCTTTAAAACAGCTACAGTGGTAGTGCTACCATTTCAGCATGCCACACCACTTATGACAAAGTAGATCCCTTATATGCAGACTGGTTTTGTTGAAGTTTTTCTTCGAAACAGTTGGCTTTACCctattctatttttcttcttccagtgcATCAACACCAGAGACATGGGCCAAGTTCAGTCACGACAACATCTATAAGGCAGAACGAGAAAAACAAGCTTCAATTAATCTTCGTGCTTTAATTGATAATATTCTTCATGATGTATCTGAGGACCTGAGGATGCAGTGTGCTGCTGTTAATGAGGCTTTTGCCAAACATCTTGAGGAGCTAGATGATACAAAACATAAACTAGAGCATCATTTGAAAAAAGTAAGTGTTATTTTTGAAATGCTGGTTACAGGCACGATAGCATTGTTTGAGAAGATCACGGTAAAATTAtcctctagaaaaaaaaatctaaaacacTATTTTGTGTCAGTTTAGTATCTGATAAGAGTCTTCAGTGCTGGATTATGACTCCAATTCAGCTTGTTCTGCTGTCTGCTGTGCTGCTTCCgtagcagcagcagttcctggCAAATTATAAGAGGTGTCTTCAGACTCTGCTCCTTCTCCAGTGTTGAAAAGCTCCTATTTCTGTGTTAGGCTATTGGGAGGTATGGAAAAAACAAGTCATTCCTTAGCACCTGTGCAGTAATGACAGCTGGGCAGACTCTATTTTCTTCATGTGTGTCAGTGGTTATGAAAGAGAAGGAATTCAGAATTTCCTGTCTTTTTCTTCACTAATGCTAGAAAACCATACAATTCCAAGCTGACCAGCAGTTCGTAATCCTATTCAAAATAACTTGAGCTTTTCTTGGATAATTTACAGTTAAAGATTTACAATTAAAAGCAATTCATGGGAGTGGGATGTGTTGTGAGGAGATGTGAAGAGTTTTTGAATAGGTTACAGCGTATTTTCCGCTGCTTTTCAACATAGAGATCAGATTCTTAGTGTAGGAGTAGAAATAAAGATGTCAAAAACACTTTTGCGcttctatttcttttatattctgGCCAAATAGGAGGTCAAAACTGTAAGTGACTCATTGGGACTATGATGAAATGTATAGCATGCACAGAGACAACGATTTTTTCTGAACAGTTCTTTTTCTTGGGTATCCTTTTCAGACCCTCAAGGAGATTGGAGATCAAGAAGCTAACATTGCTGCTCTCAAGCAAGCTATCAAAGACAAAGAAGCCCCAGTGAAAGTTGCCCAAACGAGGCTGTATGATAGATCTTTTAGGCCCAATGTTGAGCTCTGCAGAGATGCAGCACAATTCAGGTAAACACTATTAAACAAGTCCTCCAAGATGTCCATTCTATCCAGAGGTGATGTTAGATAGCGTTTGCACTTTTTAGTGGCAGCACAGGGCCTTTAGCTTTTATCGTGAGGTTTGATCTGATATATAAGAAATAATTCAATTTACTAAAATCActgcaaagaaagcattatttAACCTAATGTATtgacaaacagaaaatgtataGACACCACTCTGATGATTGCTTCTATGCTTTTTTCTCTGAACTGCATAGtttctttttgatttaaatGATCCAAAAAATCTGGCTACGTGTGGATAATTTGCCATTCTTTAGCTGTTAGCAAAAGTTCACCACAAGGTGGACCATGTGCTGAAAGAATTATGTTTGAAGTATTGAGAATGTAAATGGGCTGCGCATATCCACAGTCTGAGACATGTCCTTAGTACTCCAAAGAATTGGGCTGGTGGCATTTGATTTTCAGTAATAATCCGTTTTAAAACTAGAGGTCAATAAATCCTTTCAAATTAAAGGTCTGAACGTCACATTTGTCACTTTTGATCTCATTATAAGCCTTGTAATTGATTCTCATCCTTCACATTTTCCTGCCCTTAGGAAAAGTGGGTGATCAGCTTTTGCAGGCTTACAATTTACTTGTAGCAAAGATGTCTACCATTCAAAGCCAATATGCTGTTCTTTACACAACAAGGAAGAAGTTATAGTTAATCCAAATGCTTTATGCCACTGCAGTCACACTCATTTAGGTCCTGATTCAGCAAATCATTCTTGTGCAAGCTTTACAGtatgtatgttttctttaatgGGATCTAAGGACATATTCAAGTCCTTTGCTGAATGGGCATGTGTTTAATTGCCATGCTTATTCTGTTTGTATTTACTCAGTTCCCATAGCATacaggatttttgttttcccaggaaGTAAATATGTGCAGACAGAGATTACAGTAAAGCACCTAACCTACACTGATTTCCAGCTGAAGtgatgtgctttttaaaaattgtatttctttttttttttttttttttttttatgatgccTGGTACAAATATCATCTTTAATACTTGAGTTTTATACCAGTGGATAGATATCAAAAACCAGGCTTAAAGAAATGCAGATACAGTCAAACTGGGTAACTCACTgaacaatttctgttttaaaattattagtaCAAGTGTCCTGCACAGTGGGAGAAGGTAAAGATGAATAGTTCCACTGTTCTTAGTGGCAAAAGGCATGCTTAATGCTATCTAAATCATGGGAGATTTCAGTAAAAAACTGTGAAAGTGAACTGGTTTTCGCTAGGTATGTAGGATCTCAGAGAGGTCCTACAGGTCTAAGTCCTGTATCCCAAAGTCTCAGGTACCCTTTGATGCATTAGGATCAATCCCTGAAGTCTTTGTTAATGAGTGTTATGCTTCTGCAGCTGTTGATCTTTATTCCTGTTACAGTTCATATGTCCTTGGGAACACAGACTAGATTCTGCTCATTTTTATATTACTTATGTAACTCTGTTCAGGTTGATCAATGAAGTTGAAGAACTAACGGAGTCCATTgaatctctgaagaaaaaactGCTAGAAGCTGAACAGTCTCTGAGGAACCTGGAAGACACACGGAtgaatttagaaaaagaaatagccGTGAaaacaaatagtatttttattgATAGGCAAAAGTGCCTGGCTCATCGCACACGCTACCCTTCTACTCTTAAATTAGCAGGTTACCAGTAGTAATCTCTGTACTAACTATGcaaagtctggaaaaaaagtataatttagAGTCTTTCATAGGAAACACACGGGTAATATTATACACAGAAGTActgttattttccttatttgtattaaaatgcACTAGTACAACATGTCTGGCTTTGAGTCCTGCCTTTAAAAAATTGGTCTGAGTGCAAATCTGTATAATcagtttaaaatacagtttaaagGCAATTCACTGTATCTAGAAATTATCTATACCCTATTTGTATAACTTGCACAGTATGTACTATTTGGGGTTTTCACCCTAATAAATGAATATGTTGGGTGAGTATTTAATAATGTACACAGGTGTAGACATACAAAGTTTATAGCTTTCTAGCATTTTCAGGCAGACTGAAATGAGAGCAATAAAACTGCTTGCCTGACAGAAGATCACATGAGCAGCAAGGAAATAGAGGATAGACTTTTAAGCTGTTCAAACATTATTagtaaaaaaaagtttgcacaGGTTAGATGACAATATGACTATTGGCAAAAACACTCCCAGTCTGTGACACCTGCTTATCTAATCTAAAAATGAGTTCAAGGATTTTTAACTTTCAAGTCCATTcaatctggctttttttttcaggaaaagaaaaaaaaaaaaaaagaaagaactaaacAGCTTGTGAATAGCAATCGTGCCTTTCAACTTAACCACTTGGATGTTGAATTGAGCTCTTGATCTGTTCCGCCTTTTCCCTGGAAGCAAGGCATGTGTTTGAACTATTATCCATAATGGAGAACGCATCAGATTCATCTACTCTAGTAGAGCAATGTAACAAATGTCATTCATCCATTAGCTTAGTAGGCCACTTGGTTGAAAATGTGACATGTGTCAAAAAAGGGAAATGATGACACAGAACAGAATTCCATTATGGTTTCCTGTATTACaggtttttacttttaaaaagcagctgaccaaagagaaaaaaaaaccttcccttccccccccagcaCGCACATAAACCTAGCCAATGTACATCTCTGAATTGCCCTGCTCTGTTAACCAGAGCAGGAGAGGCCATTAGCCTATCTGTTTTGCTCACAGACAGCTATTTGTATTATCTTAACTCAGGATGTGCAGAGCAGTATTCAGCAATTGCCCTCCTGCTAAAAGCTACTaccatttatttctttgaaaaccAGCTGCATCAGTGAGGGTGTTTGACCCAAGCCTCTATTTTGCAGGTTTTGTGTTCcaagagttttgttttgcatttttaaataatttcctcTTTGTGATTATATTTTCATAGTCCAGATGCTGAATCCTTATTAGACAGACGTGGTATGTGGattaaaaaaagtcaaaagttgCTCTGCTATGCATTTCTGGGTTATTCACAGAAACCTTTCAGAAAGTACAGAAAGGAGCAACATTTTCAAATTGACATTTCTCACCCACTAAAGAAAAACCAAACTTGCTAGAGTTCCTTTCTTCCCACTAAGATTCTGACTCCTGACGCCtcagctttcctcctttcccccaaCACACCCTTTCTCCCCAACTCCTTCCATCTCCAAGTCAGTACAATTTATCTGATGGTTTGCTTTCAGCTGGCAGCACTGGAGCAGAGGTAATCTGAGGTGTAGGCCAAATGGCAGAATGGTCAATCTCCATTTCCCTTATTTATGATGACCAGATTATCTCAAAAATCTCAATCTTGGAGAAAAATACTGTAGGTGGGAAccatttccatttcttcagTCCAACATCTAttacagcagaagaaaagtgaTCTAAATCTCAGGTAGTAGAAAACTGAAACAGTTGGGGTCAGAGTGGAATTTGGGTTACAGTTATGGCAGATGGGACCATGGGACTATGCAAGGCCTCAGAACTATTATTTTGATTCAAGAGTTTTGCattagagagaagaaaagaagagtgCTGTCATCTTCTCTGAGACTGTGTTGAGTACAAATAACCTTTTGCCCCATATAGGTTTGTAAATGGATCTTTCCCTAATTAAAGCCTATCAGTTTAATTTACCTTTGTGAACTAAATTACTCTGCCCTTGCTTTAGGCCAATCAAGGAAAATTTTGCTCTGGTAAACCTAATACATTGGCAGGGTGTAATCATTGCCCTATTCACATGGTAATAGATGAATACAAGCAAGTTGTAAGGTTTTGAATCAGATGCAGGAGCTTCAagtttctgtaattattttttatttaattgctgatttttaaaaactcatAACTGAAGCCACCACTGTAGCATGTAAacaagtttatatatatatatatatatattattttttttttcacaatgcaTTTTAAGCAGAGGATTTACCAGGAAGgattaaaaagatattttagctGGTTCTCACATGAGTTAGTGTCATGGGTGAGCTATAGCTTCCCCATGTATAAAAAGTATGAACATTTTGAACTTCATtaggattatatatatatttttttatatattgttattgtttgttatCCTGAAAGATTTCTGGTCATGAAGATGAGGTCTAGTTTCTGGAAAGTCTTGGAGTTTCTGCTTACAGATGGAGGAAGAAATTGCTGGTGTGATAAATGATACCTCCACAATGCTTGGTACAGGACccttagaaaacaaaaacaaaaacaaaaaccaggagTGAAGACCCACTAAACATGTATTTGTTACTTACAAAGAGATGACTCTGCGAGGAGAGGAAAGGTTACAAACAGGAGATAATACTTGCACAGTATTTTTTATCACTGATAGTTGATTTTCTCTAAGACTGAAGCTTAGAACAACTGTCTCATAATTTCAGCCTCGTACCATTTCACAGGTCACTAAAAATTTAATACCAAAGAGGCAGACACCAGCACTGAGATGTTCAGGTAGGAATCTTCAGAAGTATCTTTCTCCTCTTTGGGCCCCTGACACTCGACACAAACAGAGCCTActtaaaatactgatttttaagAGCCTGTGTAGTAAAAAGCCACAAGGACAGCCAGTAACACCAGACGTGTCCTAAAGAAATGATCTGAACACAACAAGTTTTCTTCTATTGTCTTCCAAGATTCTGTTCGAGGCAATTTGCGGTGTAATTGCAAAGATAACCTGCAGGGAagaggaaattattttaaaatctgttcctGAGCACTTTTTTCCAGTAATTTCTAAGTAGTCTCTTAGATCTGCTGGCCACTCTAAGCAAATTGCATCCCAACATCAGTCTTGGCAGTAATAAAAGTCACGGTAACGACTTTATGGCCACGCACGGCACTCATTAGTGCCCTGCGCTGCGCATGGGATGTAGCTGGTAGCCAGGCCGCACTCTGGCTCCACGGGCTCCTTGCTACCTGCCGTGACAGTCTGCGATGCTCTtctcagctgctgagctctcATGAGGAGGACAAGCAGGACATGGTGGGCCCTGGGCACGGCGGGCTGGGCAGTGGTCCCGGAGGGGAGCCCACAAAGTCCTGCCCCCGGCCTGGCACAAGCCTTGGCAGGCTCCGGAACACAGCACTCAGCATACCCCAGGCCCTATTTCCATCTGTTACACCCCATTTTCCACGTCCAAAGTGGCAGCAGGGTCTTTGTATCATTGAGAAACAAATCCCAGGTGAATGAGCAGGAGGAGATTTGTCTGAATAGGGAAAGGTCAGTGCAGCTAATAAGTCCGTGAACAAACAGCTTGAGCTGGGCTTGACATTAATAGCATCATTGGATATTATTTATTAACTAACTAACATTCAGTGAACTTAATCATCTTGAAATTTTCTTACCATATATTTGGAAAATAGCCACCCTCTATTTGTCATTTGTTCTTCTCCTGTTCATAATCAACATTCATGAAGTTAATGGATGGAAAATACTTCATGTGCCCAGGTACCTATCTAGATTGTGAACAAACTGTGCTGTGATGCGTTGTCATTCAAGCTATTAAATCAACACTCGAGACCACAATTAAACAGAGGGGAGCAGCGAGGAAGGCTGCCTTCagcacacagccctgcagcGTCTGCTTGCTCCACGCTCTGTTAGTACAGGCTTTGTGCTCTCCCTTCCCTGGGAACACGCTCCTCACCACACAGATGACTATTACAGTTTCTCATTGAATGATTTTGTGTTGGTTCCTTCGAAGAAAGATTTCCTGAAgaaaggctgccctgggcctgccACGCTTGGCCTGCTCAGAGGAGCAGGCATCATGACTTGTAATGTCTTCACTGAGACCAAAACACTCACAGTGCATGGGAAAAGGAGCTCATCCTCTGAGATGTTGAGTGCCTTTAGTTCCCAAAAGTGCCTGTTGTCTCAAAAGGAGTGGCAGGCCCCTCAGGTTTGCATCCttcctgcctccatccctgAACAGGGAACCCCAGCCTGGTTTTACTGCTCTCTGGGTGATGAATGCAGTTGTTTCTATGACAACCTCACTCCAGCATCCTTGTTTCAAAAAGTCGTGGGTACTGGGGGTGTTCTGCTTTGTACCACATGCCAGGCACATGCACCTCGGTCCTACAAGTCCCTCTTCCGCTttcttagaaggaaaaaaaaaaaaaagggagaattggaaGTTAGAGGGGGTAGGTACTTCTTGAGAATTTAGGAGGCCTGGACAGTAAAAAAATCCTGTCTGAAGCAAGCCCAAGTTGATAAATATATTGGGACACCTGGCTCCTAAGTCAATATTTGAATCCCATGGGTTTTGATTGGAATTAGGAAACTTATACTTTTTCATGATCCAAGACATTACTGTTACGTTGTGAGCAAAATCAACTGCTGCAGTAATGCCCTGCTGCAGAGGTGGATTTTACCCCAAATGCTTAGGAGGATGACAGCTCCAAACTGGGGTATGGATGGGGGCAATTTGCTGCAGTGTCAACTGCTTTTTGACTGCAGTGTCACCAAGACTGGGCACCCCAAGCatgcaacagcagcaggagaggatgAAATCCTCAGGAAAAATGCCATTGAGGGTAAAGAAattgtttctctttaaaagcaATAGGAAGattaagtattttattactGCTTCTTGGAggatttatataaaaataatgacagaggagaaaaagtgaATGACCTTTTCACATAGTCATGCAGTTAATCAGGAAAACGGAAATGTTTGCCATGGAGTAATTCAGGAgatttgtaaaaaaaatctagaaaggAAATAACTCTGAAGATGGGTAGAAATTCCAGACTTATTTCTTAGAAACCTTCATTGTTTTATcctttaaaaattcaaaattctGCCAGTGACCTTCCACGCTATGGGACAGAGATCTCTTTCAAATCAaggggttttattttgtttaaaccaAAGCAGCACCAAGACAACTGAGATATGTCCAGAAAGAGACAGGATGTGGGCTCTCTTCAGCCAGTTCCTGGCATTTTGTGACACCAGCTTTATCCCAAGGATAAAATCAAGCTGCAAAACTGAGGGAGGAATCAGAAAGCTTTGTAGCTCCCCTCCACGTGAATCAGGCACAGGCTATAGCCGCGAAAATGCTCTCAGGCTTCTGTTTTTGTATTTCAAGAGCTGTAAACAAAATGCATTGTGCCAGCAAAACAACCCCGATCTGCAAATCATGCATTGCTCTTGGCTTCATTGCCAAAGGATGGGTTGagggagcagagagcagcaaagAGGTGGAAAATTGTTACCCTTTGGCTTCCTGGGTGGAAGCCAGGCCCCCCCAGAGGACTGAAAGTTGTCAGTGCCTCTGGCAGAAAGTCCCCATTTGCCGGTCTGGGCTTTTTTAGGGGAGAGCAGACAGGCAGGGTGGCAGAGCCACGGAGCAGCCCCAAGCGTTGAGAGCAGCTTGTAAAGGGGTTGATGAACTTCCCATTGTTTGTTCTGAGTGTTCAGGATGGTTGAAGATGTCTCCACAAAGCCGGGGGTGCCTCCAGGAGGAGAGTGGCTGCTCCTCTCAGTCTGCCTGCCAGGATGAGGCTTCCCGGCAGCCCAGGGAAAACAACGCAGTCCCTGGCAGTCATGGGGCTGTAATCAGCTCTTACTTAGCTGTAGCTGTGCGGATGTGGGCTGGAGCTTTCCTTCTTGTGTAGACATTTCCCCAATCCCTCCTGGACTTGCAGAGAGCACGGTGCAACCACACGGGGCACTTGAGTCAGCAGGACTCTGGTGGAGCTCGGTGCTGGCCGCCGGTTGTGGCAGCAATGTCTGGACCATGAATTGCTGCCCAAGTGATTCATGTCATGTCCATTTCcgagagaaaatggaaaagagggGTAACAGGATGGTTCTTCTTCAAAATACCGTGCAGATTGTTTAAACCATGTTCAGAGATTGAGCAAAAAACAATGGGGTTTGTCCCAGACATGGAATGGCAGAAGGTGACAAAATCGTGGAGACTGAATGTAAGagcttctctttatttttaaatgtttgtagttTTTCCTCCCTTAACCAGCTCCTTTTGAGAGCCTGTTAACTGGTGAATCATTGCTAGAGGGAATTGACCCAGCCAGGGCTGAGTCAAGGCTGCTCAGCGGCCGGGGGGGAGGCAGGatgggcagagcagcagggcgAGGCTGCACATTGCATCCTAGCTGCCTTCCCTGAAGGAGAAGGCTGGGCAGAGGCTTCAGTAAGTGACGCAGGACTCTGGAGGGTTTGTGTTTTGGGGCTGTTTCGTTTGCTAGGCAAGAAAATGATCTGCAGCAGCATGAGCCCACCAGCGCACCGAGCTGCCCGCTGCAGCCTCCAGCACGCCCAGGTGGCAGCGTCCACAGGGCTGAGAACTGCAGAGCAGGATCACACAGCGGATAAATTGAAATCCACCCAAGTCCTTGGCTGTATTTCCATTTCATACACTTAGCCCGTAATGATGGAGTGCCTTGTTCAGATACGGGCTCATGATTAAGCATTGCCTTTGGGCCTTGCAAATAGAAGATCATTTTTATGATTGCTGCAGTGTATGagctcttcataggagaggctTTTAAAATCCGAATGGGTTCAAGCGTGCAAGAGAttaatgtggggctgcatgcaTCTATCTCAGTCTGCAAAGTCCAATTTATTTTTGCGAAGGCCATTTGGGTTGTAAAACGGCGCTGTGCTTTCTGCGAAAGTCTGGGAGACTTTTTCTGCATGGTGGTCACTTGTCTGGAAACCTGGCAGTGGGTGACCATTAAAAGCTGATCCAAGTCTTTTGCCAAAAACCAGAGAGCCGGCAGGTCTGCTTCAGCGCTCACACAGCAAGCAGCTTTTTTACACTTCCAGCAGAGGATGCTTTGCTCGCTGCCTCTGGCACAGGGAGCAGTGCTGGCCTGGTGGAGGTGCAGGGCTGTGGGCTTCACATCAAGTGCTGGACCGAGGCACCAGTTGCTGAGAATATTCTCAGCGCAACTTAATGAGTGCTTCATAGAAAAACCTATAAAGCCTTGTGTAAGCCTCTACTGGCTTCCATAAACCAGGAAGGAAGAGCTTTGCCTTCGTAGCCCAGCTTACGCTGAGTGATGGTAAAGCTGAGCGAGCGAGCTCATATGTTTAATTAATTTCAGATTATTGCTTCCTGCCTCGTGAGTCTAGAATGGAAACTTCTCCAGGATCTGTGCTCCCTCCCCTAAAACCTGTGCTGGGAAGGATTAAACCTCTCCATCCTCCCACACTCCTTGCTCTGCACCCCTCTGAGGTGGCTGTGCCAACACGATCTG includes these proteins:
- the TEKT4 gene encoding tektin-4 isoform X2, coding for MQASNQMRLNRDHKEICEMDWSDKVETYNIDDKCGRYNNQSTNIQFHPSSVKFEESASTPETWAKFSHDNIYKAEREKQASINLRALIDNILHDVSEDLRMQCAAVNEAFAKHLEELDDTKHKLEHHLKKTLKEIGDQEANIAALKQAIKDKEAPVKVAQTRLYDRSFRPNVELCRDAAQFRLINEVEELTESIESLKKKLLEAEQSLRNLEDTRMNLEKEIAVKTNSIFIDRQKCLAHRTRYPSTLKLAGYQ